One region of Anoplopoma fimbria isolate UVic2021 breed Golden Eagle Sablefish chromosome 10, Afim_UVic_2022, whole genome shotgun sequence genomic DNA includes:
- the mrpl36 gene encoding 39S ribosomal protein L36, mitochondrial, which yields MASLLLKHLATSLTRQLTQMRRLNVTSPAASAYRCLCTLTTAPRTLLLSPTRVSSIQPPSSGSSAQRGTSLLGQCQHLACIQPSAGMKTKSALKRRCKDCFIVRRRGHLFVFCKTNPRHKQRQG from the coding sequence ATGGCGTCTCTCCTCTTGAAGCACCTGGCGACCTCCCTGACTCGCCAATTGACCCAGATGAGGAGGTTAAATGTGACCTCACCGGCAGCTAGTGCCTACAGATGTCTCTGCACCCTCACCACAGCTCCCCGCACACTACTCCTGTCACCAACCAGAGTCAGCTCCATCCAGCCCCCTTCATCTGGCTCCTCTGCTCAGCGTGGAACATCTCTGTTGGGACAGTGTCAGCATCTTGCCTGCATCCAGCCGTCTGCGGGGATGAAAACCAAGTCTGCCCTGAAGAGGCGCTGCAAAGACTGTTTCATTGTTCGGCGGAGGgggcatttgtttgtgttttgcaa
- the ndufs6 gene encoding NADH dehydrogenase [ubiquinone] iron-sulfur protein 6, mitochondrial produces MAAAVCRVLSFSRNAKVLGSPLRLAAVPVLRYSVEVSRTGEAITHTGQVFDEDDPRRARFVGRQKEVNKNFAIKLVAEEPVTEVQARVVSCDGGGGALGHPKVYINLDKDTKVGTCGYCGLQFKHKHHH; encoded by the exons ATGGCGGCGGCGGTGTGCAGGGTTCTGTCCTTCAGTAGGAACGCTAAGGTGCTGGGTTCTCCTCTGAGGCTGGCCGCTGTGCCGGTTCTCCGCTACAGCGTGGAGGTGTCCAGGACCGGCGAGGCCATCACTCACACCGGACAG gTGTTTGATGAAGATGACCCCAGGAGAGCCAGATTCGTTGGCAGACAGAAAGAG GTGAATAAGAACTTTGCCATCAAGTTGGTGGCAGAGGAGCCAGTGACTGAAGTTCAGGCAAGAGTGGTGTCCTgtgatggaggtggaggagcccTGGGTCACCCCAAAGTCTACATCAACCTG gataaagacacaaaagtgGGAACATGCGGCTACTGTGGATTACAGTTCAAGCACAAGCATCATCACTAA